The genome window CGCATGAGCTGGAGGTAGTCCACCACCACCAACCCCAGGCCGTGCTCGGCCTTGAGCCGCCGGGCCTTGGCGCGCATCTCGAGCACGGAGAGGGCCGGGGTGTCGTCGATGAAGATCCGGGCCTCCGACAGGTTCCCGGCCGCCCGGATGAGCCGCGGCCAGTCCTGCTCCGAGAGAAAGCCCGTCCGGACCTTCTGGGCGTCCACCCGGGCCTCGGAGCAGAGCAACCGGAGGGCCAGCTGCTCCTTGGACATCTCCAGCGAGAAGACGGCCACGGGCACCCCGTGCTCCAGGGCCGCATGCTGGGCGATGTTCAGGGCGAAGGCGGTCTTTCCCATGCTGGGCCGCCCGGCGACGATGATGAGGTCCGCCGGCTGGAGCCCCGCAGTCATCCGGTCGAGCTCGCCGAAGCCCGTGGGCACCCCGGTGACCAGCTCCTTTCGGGCGTAGAGGTCCTCCACCCGCTTGATGCTGTCCTTCATGACGTCGCGGACGGCATGGAAGGCCTGGTGGATCTTGAGCTGGGAGATCTCGAAGATGCCCGCCTCGGCCCGCTCGAGGATCTCGTCCACCTCCCCGGCCTCCTCGTAGCAGGTGGCGGCGATCTCGGAGGCCTTCTCGATGAGGCGCCGGAGGATGGCCTTGTCGCGGACGATCTTGGCGTAGTAGGCCACGTTGGCCGCCACGGGGACGGCCTCGGTGAGCTCGGCGAGGTAGGCGGCCCCGCCTGCGGCCTCGAGCCGGCCCGCGGCCTTGAGGGCGTTGTGCACCGTCACGAGGTCCTGGGGCTCGTTGCGCTCCGAAAGATCCAGCATGGCCTGGTAGATGAGGCCGTGGGCCTCCCGGTAGAAGTCCTCGGGGCGGAGAATCTCCGCCACACGCGAGAGCGCGCCGTCCTCGATGAGGATGCCGCCGAGCACGCACTGCTCGGCCTCGAGGTGCTGGGGGGGGAGCCGGTAACCGGCCAGGGGCGGGGAGGGTTTCCGTTGCGAGAGCTGCATGGCCATCACGCGGTCGGCCGGGCCGAGGGGGCGGACACCGCCCCCGGGCACCGGCACCGGGAATCATCCAGCAGGAGGCGGGCCCTGGGGACCCGGGCTCCACGCCCGCCGCCGGTTGGGCGGCGGGCGCCGATCAGGCCTCCTGGGCCACCACCTCGACCTTGAGAGTGGCGGAGACCTCCGGGCCGAGCTTGACGGGAACCTCGTAGGTCCCGAGCTGCTTGATGGGCTCCTCGAGGAGGATCTTTCGCCGGTCCACGGTGTAGCCCTGGGCCTCGATGGCCTCCGAGATGTCCATGGCGGTGACGGAGCCGTAGAGCCGGTCCTCCTCGCCCACCTTCTTGGCGATGGTGAGGGTCATCCGCTCGAGCTGCCCGGCCAGGGCCTGGAGTTCTTCCTTCTGGCGGGCGGCGCGGGCCAGGATCTTCTCGCGCTGGCGCTCGAACTGGGCGAGGTTCCGCTTGTCCGCCACCAGGGCCTTGCGGCGGGGGAGAAGGTAGTTTCGGGCGTAGCCGTCGGCCACCCGGACCACCTCCCCGGCCATGCCCAGCGAATCGATGCTCTCGGTCAGGATCACTTCCATTATTGCGACCTCCGTGAAACCCGGAAGTGGGAAAGATTCAAGTGGTGTCGCCCGCGCCGCCCCCCCGTCCGAGGGGGAACCAGGTGTGCAAGAGCCCCAACGCGGCCGCGGATAATAGACCATACCACTGGAGGCTTAGCAACACGTAGAAGCCCCAGCGGAGGTAGCCCGGCACGCGCCGCCGTTCCATGTGGAAGGCGATCACCGACAGCCCCTGGACGAGGTAGACCCCGCCGAGGCCGAGGAGCAGGTTGTCGCCCACGGCCCCGGCCCCGCCCCTCCCGTAAAGGGAGAGGAGACCGGCGGCGATGAAGGGCCAGACGAGGGCCTCCGGGAAGCGCCACAGGCGGAAGGCCGGGCCGAAGACCTCCCGCCCCGCCCAGCGGTGGATCAGAAGCCGGGCCACGAAGAGGTTGGCCAGGGCCACGGTGAAGAGGGAGAGGAAGAGGATCCCCGGGAGGAAATGGAGCGTTCGCGCCCGGAGGGCGGCCACCTCCGCCTGGACCTCTTCGGGGGTGAGCCCCGGCGGCGGGCGGTTCGAAAGGACCCCGAAGGAGCTCTCGAGGCCCCGGCCCACCTCCCCGCAAAGGGCCTCCCAGGCCTGCCCGGCGTCTCCCCCGCTCCCGAGTGCGAGAAAGAAGGCCAGCGAAACGGCGAGCACCAGGACGGCGGTCCAGAGGGCCCGGGGCCCGGACCAGGCCAGGTGCCGGGCCCGGAGCAACAACCCCGCCAGCAGTCCCGTCTCCAGGATCCAGAGCCCGCCCCGCCCGCCGAGCAAGAGCGCCGAGGCGAGGAGCGCCGCCCCGACGGCGGCCATGACACCGCGGATCGCGGCCGCGGGGCGCCAGCCCTCGAGCCAGGCGGCAGCGGCGCCGGCCCCGGCCAGCTGGAGGACCCCGGCCAGCGGCGGCGCCACGGCCGGTACGAGGAAGACCCCGGCGACCGCCGCCAGGCGGAGGCCGGCGTCGAGCCCCCGTGGGGCGGGGCGCGGCGGCATCCTACCGGGATCGGGCAAGGGCCGGCGGGGACGCGGACGGATCAGTCACCCAGGGCGTGGCCGGAGGTGAAGGGCAAGAGCGCCATGATCCGCGCCTGCTTGATGGCGGTGGTGAGCCGCCGCTGGTGGCGGGCGCAGGTCCCGGTGATGCGGCGGGGGAGGATCTTCCCGCGCTCGGTGATGAAATGGCGGAGCGCCGCGGCGTCTTTGTAGTCGATGACCAGGGACTTGTCGGCGCAGAAGCGGCAAACCTTGCGGCGGCGGAAGAAGCGGCGGCGCTTCGGACGGCGGGGACGCTGGAACTGCGGGGATCCGTTGGACATGGGGGGCCTCCTCTGTCGCCGTTACTCGGCCGGCTCGTCTGTGGCCGGGGCCGGTGGCTCGGCCGGGGTTTCTGGCTCGGCGGCGGGCGCAGGCTCTTGCCGGGGCGACGCGGCCTCCGGTGCCGCGGCCTCGGCGGGGGCCTCGGCGGCCTTCTTCTGGGCGAGGGCCTCTTTCTCGCGGGCGATGGCCTCGGCGTCGAAGGTGTCGTCCTTCTGGAGGGTAAGGAACTTCAGGGCCCGCTCGTCGATCCGGAGGACCCGGGTGATCTCGGCCACGGTGTCGGGGGTGGCGCCGTACTCCATGAGCACGTAGTAGCCCTGGGTGTGCTTCTTGACAGGGTAGGCCAGCCGCCGGAGGGGCCAGGGCGCCTCCTCGACCACCTGGCCGCCGCGGCTGGTGACGATCCCGCGGAGGGCCTCGCCCACCGCCGCGCGGTCGGCCTCTCCGAGGTCGGGCCGCAAGAGGTAGAGGGTTTCGTAGTAACGCAGGGACATCGGGACCTCCTTTCGGGCACGAAGTGGCGCCGGCCCGGCGGGCCGGTGCAAGGAGCGAGGTTGGTCCGAGCGCCCTAGATACACGGAATGCCGGCAATCGTCAAGGCCGGCGGGGGCGGCGCCCCCTATTCGGCGGCGGCGTCCCGGAGAAAACGCCGGAGCGACACCTTGAAGCCGAGGTTCATGGGGACGAAGAAGTTCATCCCCACCCGGCTGCCGAGGAGCCGGCGTCCCATGCTCCGCCACGAGTAGACGTGGCGGAGCACCCGGTGGTAGCCCTCCAGGAGCTGCCTGGGGGTCATCCGCCTGGGCCGGAAGACCACGTGGGCGGTGTCGTACTCCTCCCACCGCTCGTGGAGCAGGCGGCCCTCCTTGCGAAGCCGGGCGTGGAGGGCGGTGCCGGGGTAGGGCGTGAGGATGCCCACGTAGACGGCGTTGAGCCGGGCCCGGTCCACGAATCGGGCGGTGCGCTCGAAGACGCCGGGATCGTCGTGGTCGAAGCCGAAGATGAAGGAGCCCTGGAGGCCGATGCCGTGGGAACGGATCACCTCCACGGCCTCCAGGACGTCCTTCGGGTCGCGCACGGGCTTTCCGATCCGCCTCGCCTCCGCGTCCTCGCAGAGGGTCTCGAAGCCCATCTCGAGCCCGAGGCACCCCGAGGCCGCCATGGCCTCGAGGAGGTCGGGGCGTTCGGCCAGGGAGATGGAGGCCTGCCCGAACCACTTCAAGCGGAAGGGCCGGATGGCCTCGAAGAGGGCCAGGGCGTGGTCCGGGTCGCCGATGATGTTGTCGTCCACGAAGAAGACGCAGTTCTTGAGGGCGAAGCGCCGCTCCGTAGGGCGAAGCTCCCGGAGCTGGGCCACCACGTCGTCCACGGGGAAGGTCCGGTGGCGCCCGCCGAAGAACCGGGTCACCGAGCAGAACCGGCAGGCGTGGGGGCACCCCCGGCTGGTCTCGATGAAGGTGACCGGGAGATACCTCCCGGCCTCGAGGAGGTCCCGCCGGGGCGGGCGGGCGACGGCGAGGTCCGGCCGATCCCGGGCCAGGTAGAGCCCGGACAGGCGCCCCTCCCGGGCCTCCTCCACCACCCTGGGCCAGACCCCCTCCGCCTCGCCCACCACCACGGCGTCGGCGTGGCGCAGGGCCTCCTCGGCCATGACGGTGGGATGCATCCCGCCCATGACCACGGGGACCCCCATGGCCCGGAACCGGTCGGCGATCTGGTAGGCCCGGGGCGCCAGCGGCGTCATGGCGGTGATACCCACGAGGTCCGGCTTGGGCTCCCAGGGGATGGGCGAGACCTTCTCGTCCACGATCCGCACCCGGTCGCCCGGCGGCGTATACGCCGCCACCGTGGGCAGCCCCAGGAAGGGAAGCCGGAAGTAGAAGTTTCCGCCGAGGAGCTTCGAGGGTGCCAGGGGCGAGACCAGCAGGATGTCCAGGGAACGCCGCCGGGCCACCGGGCTCAGTCCTCCTCCCGGAGGTGGTGCCTCGGGTCCACGGGCCGCATGAGGGCGTTGACCACGAAGGCCACGGCCAGGAGCCCCGCCATGAGGAACATGGTGGTGTTGTAGAGGCCGCTGGTGGGATCCGGGGTGCCCGCCGGGGCGATCTCCATGAGCTTGGCCACGGTCACGGTCTTCTGCCGCACCAGGAGATCCAGCTGGTCGATCCCGGCCCCGAAGGCCCGGCGGAAGGCCTCCGGGTCCACCTTTGCCGCCAATGCCTCGATGGCCCGGTGCAGGGATCGCTCGCGGAACGAGGTGATGGCCAGCGGCCCCAGGACCCCCGCCGTGCTCCAGGCGGTGAGGATCCGGCCGTGGATCCCGCCGACGAACTTCGTCCCGAAGACGTCGGCGAGGTAGGCGGGGATGGTGGAGAAGCCGCCCCCGTACATGGTGAAGATGAGCATGGTGGCCGCGTAGAAGTAGACGAGCCAGACCACGGAAGGGTTGGCGCTCACGCCCCGGGCGCACCAGGGGATGGAGAGATAGAGGACGATCCCCAGCACGAAGAAGAGGGCGAAGGTGCGCTTCCGGCCCAGGTAGTCGGAGACGCTGGCCCAGAAGAACCGCCCCGTCATGTTGAAGACGCTGATCATCATGACGTAGGTGGCGGCGAAGGCCCCGTCCACCACGTGGGGGAGCGTGGTCCCGAAGATCTCGGTCATCATGGTCTTGGCCACGCCGAGGACCCCGATCCCCGCGGTGACGTTCAGGCAGAGGATCAGCCAGAGCTGGTAGAACTGGGGCGTCTTCAAGGCCTGGTCGATGTGGACGTGCTCGCGGGTGATCATCTTCCGGGCGGCCTGGTCGTGGTCCAAGGGGATCCAGCCCTCCGGCTTCCAGCCCGGGGGCGGTATCCGGTAGGAGAAGGCCGCCGCCAGCATGACCACGGCGTAGAGAAGGCCCAGGGCGAAGAAGGTCTCGGCCACGCCCACGCTCCCGGTGCCCACGAGGTAGACGCCCTCCGGCCCGGGTTGGATCATCCCGGCCAGGTCCCTGGCCCCCACCACCACCACCTCGCGGAGCGTCCCGGCCACCTCGGCGAAGCGCTTGCCGCCCTGGGTCACCAGGTGGACGGCGTCCACCGGGCCCAGGTACTCGGGGGCCCGGTAGAAGTGGCGGATCAGGAACTCCTTGAGCGGGGCGCCGATCATGGCCCCGCCCCCGAAGCCCATGATGGCCATCCCGGTGGCCATCCCCCGCCGGTCGGGGAACCACCGGATCAGGGTACTCACCGGCGAGACGTAGCCCAGGCCGAGGCCGCATCCCCCGATGACGCCGTAGCCCAAGTAGACCAGCCAGAGCCGGTGGAGGAGGATGCCCAGGCCGCCGACGAGGTAGCCGCCGCCCCAGCACAGGGCGGCCACCACGCCCACCTTCCTCGGGCCCACCTCCTCGAGCCACTTGCCGGCGAAGGCCGCCGACAGGCCCAGGAAGACGATGGCCACGGTGAAGACCCACACCACGTCGCGGATGCTCCAATCGCCGGCGGCGCTGGTCACCACGCCGAGGGCCTTGACCAGGGCGGGGTTGTAGATGCTCCAGGCGTAGACGGAGCCGATGCAGAGGTGGATGGCCACGGAGGCCGGCGGCACCAGCCACCGGTTGAACCCGGGCCGCGCAACGATGCGTTCCTTGGACAAGAGTCCCGCCATGCGGAGGTACCTCCTTTCCGTTCCGGATGAGACTCCCGGCGAGATTAGACAAAAACGCGGCCCTTCGCCACCCTCCTCCTCCCCGGACCGCGCCGGCGGGTTGCCTCCACACGCCGGCGAACCTATTTTGAGATGAGAAACACCCGGACGGGCGGGAGGACGAGACCATGCCCATCATCAAGATCAAGATCGGCCGCAACATCGGCGAGCTCACGGACAGCCTCCACCGGATGGCGGGCACCCTCCTGCGCTACGGCAACCCCGTGGTCTTCTTCGGCCAGGGGTGGTCGCCCTCGGTGGACGTGTACCGGGAAGGCGAAACGGTCTACGTGGTGGCGGCCCTGGCCGGGGTGGCCCGGGAAGACGTCCAGGTCACCCTGGAGGCCCCGTATCTCCGGATCGCGGGCGTCCGCCGGCCGCCCCCCCAGAAGGAAAGCCGGCACTTCTACCAGATGGAGGTGGAATACGGGCCCTTCGAGCGGATGGTCCGCCTCCCCTCCTACATCGACGAGAACAAGGTGGAAGCCGTCTTCGACAACGGGCTCCTCACGGTCCGCCTGGAGCGGCGGAAGCCCGAGGCGCCCACGAAGATCACCGTGACGGGCTGAAGGGATACGACATGGAAGGCACGAACCACGGGCAGAACGCGACACGGGAAACGGTCCGGGAAGTCCCCTTGATCCCCAGCCGGGGAATGGTGCTCTTTCCCCACATGGTGGTCCCCTGGAGCGTGGAGGACCCGGGCCTCGTCCGCCTGGTGGACGACGCCCTGGCCGCCGACCGGACCATCGCCGTGGTGCCGGTGAGCCCCGGCCAGCGGGAGGGGGAGCTGGACCTGCGCCCCGTTGGGACCCTCGCCCTCATCCTCCGGATGGCCAAGGACGACGAGGGCCACGCCAAGCTGCTCCTCCAGGGCGTCTCCCGGATCCGGGTGCTCAAGATCACCGGCGACGAGCCCTATCTGCGCGCCAACGTGGCCTCCGTGGCCGACGAGGTGCCGGAGGGCGACATCGAGATCCGGGCCCTGGTGGTGAACCTCCGCCAGCTCTTCGTCCGGGTGCTGGAACTCGCCCCCAACCTCCCCGGCGAGCTGGGCGGTATCGTGAACACCGTGGACGACCCCGGCGTCCTGGCCGACATCGTGGTCAGCCACCTGAACATCCCCCCCGAGGAGAAGCAGGCGGTCCTCGAGGCCTTCGACGTGAAGCGCCGGCTCGAGATCGCCCTCGGCATCCTGGCCCAGCAGCACGAGATCCTGGAACTGGGCAAGAAGATCCAGGGCAAGGTCAAGAACCAGGTGGAGAAGACCCAGAAGGAGTTCTACCTGCGCGAGCAGCTCAAGGCCATCCGCCGGGAGCTGGGCGAGGGGGAGGAAGGCGGCGACGAGGTCCAGGAGATCCGGGAGAAGCTCGAGGCCAAGGGGCTGCCGGAGACCGCCATGGAGGAAGCCGAGCGGGAACTGGCCCGCCTGGCCCGCATGCATCCCTCCTCCTCCGAGTACACCGTGGCCCGGACCTACCTCGACTGGCTGGCGGAGCTGCCCTGGTCGGAGGCCACCGAGGACCACCTGGACATCGACCGCGCCGAGCGGATCCTCGACGAGGACCACTACGACCTCGAGAAGGTCAAGAAGCGCATCCTCGAGTACCTGGCCGTCCGCAAGCTCAAGCCCGACTTGAAGGGCCCCATCCTGTGCTTCGCGGGGCCGCCCGGGACGGGCAAGACCTCGCTCGGGAAATCCATCGCCCGCGCCATGGGCCGCAAGTTCCTGCGGATCTCCCTGGGCGGCGTCCGCGACGAGGCGGAGATCCGGGGGCACCGCCGCACCTACGTGGGCGCCATGCCGGGGCGCATCATCCAGGGGCTCCGCAAGGTGGGCGTCAACAACCCCGTCTTCATGCTGGACGAGATCGACAAGCTCGGCATGGACTTCCGGGGCGACCCGGCATCGGCGCTGCTCGAGGTCCTGGACCCGGAACAGAACGCCACCTTCACGGACCACTACCTGGGCGTGGAATTCGACCTCTCGAAGGTCCTCTTCATCGCCACGGCCAACGTGCTCGACGCCATCCCCGGACCGCTCCTCGACCGGATGGAGGTCATCGAGCTGGCGGGCTACACCCTGGAGGAGAAGCTCCAGATCGCCCGGAAGTACCTGATCCCCCGCCAGCTCGAGGCCCACGGCCTCACCCGGGCCCACCTCACCTTCGACAAGCGGGCCCTGGAGCGCCTCATCACCGCCTATACCCGGGAGGCGGGCGTCCGCAACCTCGAGCGCGAGATCGCCGCCGTCTGCCGGGGCGTGGCCAAGGAGGTGGCCAAGGGGCGGACGGAAAAGGTGCGTATCCGCCTCTCCTCCCTCCAGGAATACCTCGGCCCGGC of Dissulfurirhabdus thermomarina contains these proteins:
- the rpsF gene encoding 30S ribosomal protein S6, coding for MSLRYYETLYLLRPDLGEADRAAVGEALRGIVTSRGGQVVEEAPWPLRRLAYPVKKHTQGYYVLMEYGATPDTVAEITRVLRIDERALKFLTLQKDDTFDAEAIAREKEALAQKKAAEAPAEAAAPEAASPRQEPAPAAEPETPAEPPAPATDEPAE
- a CDS encoding DUF2232 domain-containing protein; the protein is MPPRPAPRGLDAGLRLAAVAGVFLVPAVAPPLAGVLQLAGAGAAAAWLEGWRPAAAIRGVMAAVGAALLASALLLGGRGGLWILETGLLAGLLLRARHLAWSGPRALWTAVLVLAVSLAFFLALGSGGDAGQAWEALCGEVGRGLESSFGVLSNRPPPGLTPEEVQAEVAALRARTLHFLPGILFLSLFTVALANLFVARLLIHRWAGREVFGPAFRLWRFPEALVWPFIAAGLLSLYGRGGAGAVGDNLLLGLGGVYLVQGLSVIAFHMERRRVPGYLRWGFYVLLSLQWYGLLSAAALGLLHTWFPLGRGGGAGDTT
- the lon gene encoding endopeptidase La — encoded protein: MEGTNHGQNATRETVREVPLIPSRGMVLFPHMVVPWSVEDPGLVRLVDDALAADRTIAVVPVSPGQREGELDLRPVGTLALILRMAKDDEGHAKLLLQGVSRIRVLKITGDEPYLRANVASVADEVPEGDIEIRALVVNLRQLFVRVLELAPNLPGELGGIVNTVDDPGVLADIVVSHLNIPPEEKQAVLEAFDVKRRLEIALGILAQQHEILELGKKIQGKVKNQVEKTQKEFYLREQLKAIRRELGEGEEGGDEVQEIREKLEAKGLPETAMEEAERELARLARMHPSSSEYTVARTYLDWLAELPWSEATEDHLDIDRAERILDEDHYDLEKVKKRILEYLAVRKLKPDLKGPILCFAGPPGTGKTSLGKSIARAMGRKFLRISLGGVRDEAEIRGHRRTYVGAMPGRIIQGLRKVGVNNPVFMLDEIDKLGMDFRGDPASALLEVLDPEQNATFTDHYLGVEFDLSKVLFIATANVLDAIPGPLLDRMEVIELAGYTLEEKLQIARKYLIPRQLEAHGLTRAHLTFDKRALERLITAYTREAGVRNLEREIAAVCRGVAKEVAKGRTEKVRIRLSSLQEYLGPARYESEVAERTRLPGVATGLAWTPTGGEILFIEATKMKGPNRLILTGKLGEVMKESAQTALSYIHSKAAEYKIPEEAFQDQNIHIHVPAGAIPKDGPSAGVTIAVALLSLFTDRPVRPEVAMTGEISLRGLLLPVGGIKEKVLAAHRAGIKEVILPRRNAKDLEDVPEPVRKALTLHLVSKLDDAAAIAFRGERRKKPRD
- the rplI gene encoding 50S ribosomal protein L9 gives rise to the protein MEVILTESIDSLGMAGEVVRVADGYARNYLLPRRKALVADKRNLAQFERQREKILARAARQKEELQALAGQLERMTLTIAKKVGEEDRLYGSVTAMDISEAIEAQGYTVDRRKILLEEPIKQLGTYEVPVKLGPEVSATLKVEVVAQEA
- a CDS encoding Hsp20/alpha crystallin family protein translates to MPIIKIKIGRNIGELTDSLHRMAGTLLRYGNPVVFFGQGWSPSVDVYREGETVYVVAALAGVAREDVQVTLEAPYLRIAGVRRPPPQKESRHFYQMEVEYGPFERMVRLPSYIDENKVEAVFDNGLLTVRLERRKPEAPTKITVTG
- the dnaB gene encoding replicative DNA helicase yields the protein MQLSQRKPSPPLAGYRLPPQHLEAEQCVLGGILIEDGALSRVAEILRPEDFYREAHGLIYQAMLDLSERNEPQDLVTVHNALKAAGRLEAAGGAAYLAELTEAVPVAANVAYYAKIVRDKAILRRLIEKASEIAATCYEEAGEVDEILERAEAGIFEISQLKIHQAFHAVRDVMKDSIKRVEDLYARKELVTGVPTGFGELDRMTAGLQPADLIIVAGRPSMGKTAFALNIAQHAALEHGVPVAVFSLEMSKEQLALRLLCSEARVDAQKVRTGFLSEQDWPRLIRAAGNLSEARIFIDDTPALSVLEMRAKARRLKAEHGLGLVVVDYLQLMRGRGGSERREQEISEISRSLKAMAKELDVPVVALSQLNRKVEDRPNKRPQMADLRESGAIEQDADVIAFIYRDEVYNRSEDNPNRGTAEVIVGKQRNGPTGVVRLAFVSKYSTFENLARDPLA
- a CDS encoding B12-binding domain-containing radical SAM protein produces the protein MARRRSLDILLVSPLAPSKLLGGNFYFRLPFLGLPTVAAYTPPGDRVRIVDEKVSPIPWEPKPDLVGITAMTPLAPRAYQIADRFRAMGVPVVMGGMHPTVMAEEALRHADAVVVGEAEGVWPRVVEEAREGRLSGLYLARDRPDLAVARPPRRDLLEAGRYLPVTFIETSRGCPHACRFCSVTRFFGGRHRTFPVDDVVAQLRELRPTERRFALKNCVFFVDDNIIGDPDHALALFEAIRPFRLKWFGQASISLAERPDLLEAMAASGCLGLEMGFETLCEDAEARRIGKPVRDPKDVLEAVEVIRSHGIGLQGSFIFGFDHDDPGVFERTARFVDRARLNAVYVGILTPYPGTALHARLRKEGRLLHERWEEYDTAHVVFRPRRMTPRQLLEGYHRVLRHVYSWRSMGRRLLGSRVGMNFFVPMNLGFKVSLRRFLRDAAAE
- a CDS encoding OFA family MFS transporter; this encodes MAGLLSKERIVARPGFNRWLVPPASVAIHLCIGSVYAWSIYNPALVKALGVVTSAAGDWSIRDVVWVFTVAIVFLGLSAAFAGKWLEEVGPRKVGVVAALCWGGGYLVGGLGILLHRLWLVYLGYGVIGGCGLGLGYVSPVSTLIRWFPDRRGMATGMAIMGFGGGAMIGAPLKEFLIRHFYRAPEYLGPVDAVHLVTQGGKRFAEVAGTLREVVVVGARDLAGMIQPGPEGVYLVGTGSVGVAETFFALGLLYAVVMLAAAFSYRIPPPGWKPEGWIPLDHDQAARKMITREHVHIDQALKTPQFYQLWLILCLNVTAGIGVLGVAKTMMTEIFGTTLPHVVDGAFAATYVMMISVFNMTGRFFWASVSDYLGRKRTFALFFVLGIVLYLSIPWCARGVSANPSVVWLVYFYAATMLIFTMYGGGFSTIPAYLADVFGTKFVGGIHGRILTAWSTAGVLGPLAITSFRERSLHRAIEALAAKVDPEAFRRAFGAGIDQLDLLVRQKTVTVAKLMEIAPAGTPDPTSGLYNTTMFLMAGLLAVAFVVNALMRPVDPRHHLREED
- the rpsR gene encoding 30S ribosomal protein S18, whose product is MSNGSPQFQRPRRPKRRRFFRRRKVCRFCADKSLVIDYKDAAALRHFITERGKILPRRITGTCARHQRRLTTAIKQARIMALLPFTSGHALGD